In Amycolatopsis jiangsuensis, the following proteins share a genomic window:
- a CDS encoding glutamate synthase subunit beta codes for MADPKGFLTTTREEPKRRPVDLRLMDWREVYEDFATTRLEKQAGRCMDCGIPFCHQGCPLGNLIPEWNTLVWREDWRDASDRLHATNNFPEFTGTLCPAPCETACVLGINDDPVTIKRVEISIIDRAFAEGWVQPQVPVAMTGKKVAVVGSGPSGLAAAQQLTRAGHSVVVYERADKIGGLLRYGIPEFKMEKSRLDRRLDQMRAEGTEFRTSVNVGVDVTVDELRESHDAVVLAGGATAWRDLPIDGRELDGVHQAMEFLPPANRVAAGELDESPYSAAGLDVVVIGGGDTGADCVGTAHRQGAKSVTQLEIMPRPPESRSAAHPWPTYPMIYRVSSAHEEGGERLYSVNTQEFRGDENGRVRALALVEVRNEDGKFVPVEGTERELPAQLVLLAMGFVGPQRDGLLTELDVELDQRGNVARDQDFRTSVDNVFVAGDMGRGQSLIVWAIAEGRSCAAGVDAHLTGRGVLPAPIAPTDRPIS; via the coding sequence ATGGCTGACCCCAAGGGCTTTCTGACCACCACTCGCGAGGAGCCGAAGCGCCGTCCGGTGGATCTGCGGCTGATGGACTGGCGGGAGGTCTACGAGGACTTCGCCACCACGCGGCTGGAGAAGCAGGCCGGCCGGTGCATGGACTGCGGTATCCCGTTCTGTCACCAGGGCTGTCCGCTCGGGAATCTGATCCCGGAGTGGAACACCCTGGTGTGGCGGGAGGATTGGCGCGACGCGAGCGATCGGTTGCACGCGACCAACAACTTCCCGGAGTTCACCGGCACGCTCTGCCCGGCGCCGTGCGAGACCGCGTGCGTGCTCGGCATCAACGACGATCCGGTCACCATCAAGCGGGTCGAGATCTCGATCATCGACCGTGCGTTCGCCGAGGGCTGGGTGCAGCCGCAGGTGCCGGTCGCGATGACGGGCAAGAAGGTGGCCGTGGTCGGCTCCGGTCCGTCCGGGCTGGCCGCGGCGCAGCAGCTGACCCGCGCCGGGCACAGTGTCGTGGTGTACGAGCGGGCGGACAAGATCGGCGGGCTGCTGCGGTACGGCATTCCCGAGTTCAAGATGGAGAAGTCGCGGCTGGACCGCCGGCTCGACCAGATGCGCGCGGAGGGCACCGAGTTCCGCACGTCGGTGAACGTCGGCGTGGACGTGACCGTGGACGAGTTGCGCGAGAGCCACGACGCGGTGGTGCTGGCCGGTGGCGCGACCGCGTGGCGGGATCTGCCGATCGACGGCCGTGAGCTGGACGGCGTCCACCAGGCGATGGAGTTCCTGCCACCGGCCAACCGCGTCGCGGCCGGTGAGCTGGACGAGTCGCCGTACTCCGCGGCCGGGCTCGACGTCGTCGTGATCGGCGGCGGCGACACCGGCGCGGACTGTGTCGGCACGGCACACCGTCAGGGCGCGAAGTCGGTGACGCAGCTGGAGATCATGCCGCGTCCGCCGGAGTCGCGTTCGGCGGCCCATCCGTGGCCGACCTACCCGATGATCTACCGGGTCTCCTCGGCGCACGAGGAAGGCGGCGAACGGCTGTACTCGGTGAACACGCAGGAGTTCCGGGGCGACGAGAACGGACGGGTGCGCGCGCTGGCCCTGGTCGAGGTGCGCAACGAGGACGGGAAGTTCGTTCCGGTCGAAGGCACCGAACGGGAGCTGCCCGCCCAGCTGGTCCTGCTCGCGATGGGCTTCGTCGGCCCGCAGCGCGACGGCCTGCTCACCGAGCTGGACGTGGAGCTGGACCAGCGCGGCAACGTCGCCCGGGACCAGGATTTCCGCACCAGCGTGGACAACGTGTTCGTGGCCGGCGACATGGGCCGCGGCCAGTCCCTGATCGTGTGGGCGATCGCCGAAGGCCGCTCGTGCGCGGCCGGAGTGGACGCCCACCTGACCGGCCGGGGTGTGCTCCCGGCCCCGATCGCGCCGACGGACCGGCCGATCTCTTGA
- a CDS encoding ROK family protein, with translation MAELVAALDVGGTTVKAALLDGDLTVLATRRERTARSADGTALAEQVASVVTALAADAGTAVPDAVGVVVPGIVDEQARVARFSANLDWRDVPFGDLLERRLERPVAFGHDVRAGGLAEFRVGAGQGTRDAAFVAVGTGIAAALQLDGRIYRAHGLAGEIGHIDVGHPGRCGCGATGCLEAIASASAIARRFTERTGRPADGAQPVVDAARRGDEAAQAVVSEALDALAHGLRTLLTLVAPEVIVLGGGLFTATEYVLDPVRDWLAAGLTFQRMPELRTAKLGDEAGRLGAALLALDTLRAS, from the coding sequence ATGGCTGAACTGGTGGCGGCACTCGACGTCGGCGGCACGACCGTGAAGGCGGCGTTGCTCGACGGGGATCTGACCGTGCTGGCGACCCGGCGCGAACGCACCGCACGCAGCGCGGACGGCACCGCGCTGGCCGAGCAGGTGGCCTCGGTGGTCACCGCGCTCGCCGCGGACGCGGGCACCGCCGTACCGGACGCGGTCGGCGTCGTGGTGCCAGGAATCGTCGACGAGCAGGCGCGGGTGGCCCGGTTCTCGGCCAACCTCGACTGGCGGGACGTCCCGTTCGGCGACCTGCTGGAACGCCGGCTGGAGCGGCCGGTGGCCTTCGGACACGACGTGCGCGCCGGCGGGCTGGCCGAGTTCCGGGTCGGTGCCGGCCAGGGCACCCGGGACGCGGCGTTCGTGGCGGTCGGCACCGGCATCGCGGCGGCGCTGCAGCTCGACGGCAGGATCTACCGGGCGCACGGGCTGGCGGGCGAGATCGGGCACATCGACGTGGGACATCCCGGCCGCTGTGGCTGCGGCGCCACCGGCTGCCTGGAGGCGATCGCATCGGCGTCGGCGATCGCCCGCCGTTTCACCGAACGCACCGGCCGCCCGGCCGACGGCGCACAACCGGTGGTCGACGCTGCCCGCCGGGGCGACGAAGCCGCGCAAGCCGTCGTGTCCGAAGCACTCGACGCGCTCGCGCACGGCCTGCGCACCCTGCTGACTCTGGTGGCGCCGGAGGTGATCGTGCTGGGCGGTGGATTGTTCACCGCGACCGAGTACGTCCTCGACCCGGTCCGCGACTGGCTCGCCGCAGGGCTGACGTTCCAGCGGATGCCGGAACTGCGAACCGCGAAGCTGGGAGACGAAGCCGGCCGCCTGGGCGCCGCCCTGCTGGCACTGGACACGCTGCGTGCCTCGTGA
- a CDS encoding Glu/Leu/Phe/Val dehydrogenase dimerization domain-containing protein, protein MTVHLPWEHEQLVVRRGRRSGIPTMVAIHSTVLGPAVGGCRMKAYPDLAEAERDVLRLSAAMTAKFAAAGLSAGGGKSVIALEPGQRLAADQRRAVLLDHADLVASLGGAYLAGPDVGTGPDDMLVLRETGPHAVCLPESAGGIGSSSGPTAQGVLAALHSASAAVFGSPDMAGRRIVLSGHGSVGGLLAQALATAGAEVLVSDVDPATREVAQRLGYGWVEPEDATGTEADIFVPAAVGGIFDADTEVGARLVVGPANNQLVDDDAAEALAARGVVWVPDYVASAGGVVYALAREIDGVDHASATARVEAIGDVVSGLLSEAFAYGTTPHREAGERVRRRLNAPRRVAV, encoded by the coding sequence ATGACCGTCCACCTGCCCTGGGAACACGAGCAGCTGGTGGTCCGCCGCGGCCGCCGGTCCGGCATCCCGACGATGGTCGCCATCCACTCGACGGTGCTGGGCCCGGCCGTCGGCGGCTGCCGCATGAAGGCGTACCCGGACCTCGCCGAAGCCGAGCGGGACGTGCTGCGCCTGTCCGCCGCGATGACGGCGAAGTTCGCCGCCGCGGGCCTGTCCGCCGGTGGCGGCAAGAGCGTCATCGCGCTCGAGCCGGGGCAGCGCCTGGCCGCTGACCAGCGCCGCGCGGTGCTGCTCGACCACGCCGACCTCGTCGCTTCCCTCGGCGGTGCCTATCTCGCCGGGCCGGACGTCGGCACCGGACCGGACGACATGCTGGTCCTGCGCGAAACCGGCCCGCACGCGGTCTGCCTGCCCGAATCGGCCGGTGGGATCGGCTCCTCCAGCGGCCCCACCGCGCAGGGCGTCCTGGCCGCTCTGCACTCGGCGTCCGCGGCCGTGTTCGGCAGCCCGGACATGGCCGGGCGCCGGATCGTGCTCAGCGGCCACGGGTCGGTCGGGGGCCTGCTCGCGCAGGCACTGGCCACCGCGGGTGCCGAGGTCCTGGTGTCCGACGTCGACCCGGCGACGCGCGAGGTGGCGCAGCGGCTCGGCTACGGCTGGGTGGAACCCGAGGACGCGACCGGCACCGAAGCGGACATCTTCGTGCCCGCGGCGGTCGGCGGGATCTTCGACGCGGACACCGAGGTCGGCGCGCGGCTCGTCGTCGGCCCGGCGAACAACCAGCTGGTCGACGACGACGCCGCGGAAGCGCTGGCGGCCCGCGGCGTGGTGTGGGTGCCGGACTACGTCGCGAGCGCCGGCGGGGTCGTCTACGCACTGGCCAGGGAGATCGACGGCGTGGACCACGCGAGCGCCACGGCGCGGGTCGAAGCGATCGGCGACGTCGTTTCCGGCCTGTTGTCCGAGGCGTTCGCCTACGGCACCACGCCGCACCGCGAGGCCGGCGAGCGGGTCCGGCGCCGGCTCAACGCACCCCGTCGGGTCGCCGTCTGA
- the gltB gene encoding glutamate synthase large subunit — protein sequence MTHSSSTPATGGLYDPANEHDACGVAFVADLTGRRDHQIVAKALVALRNLEHRGARGAEPETGDGAGLLIQVPDAFYREVVDFPLPPEGRYAVGTAFLPQDEKRRGRAMTTIERIAAEEDMSVVGWRELPVDAAHCGPTAAETMPHFTQLFLAGRRNNRKGLELERAAFCVRKRAEHELAEDDLYFPSLSSRTIVYKGMLTEPQVERFFPDLTDERVTSAIGLVHSRFSTNTFPSWPLAHPYRYVAHNGEINTLRGNRNWMDAREALLETDLVPGELKRIYPVITRGASDSASFDEVLEMLHLGGRSLPHAVLMMIPEAWENHQEMDPARRAFYEFHSTLMEPWDGPALVAFTDGAQIGAVLDRNGLRPGRYWVTDDGLVVLASEVGVLELDQSTIVRKGRLEPGRMFLVDTVEGRIVEDEEIKGELATAHPYDEWVEAGLLRLEDLPERDREVPLHAALVRRQQSFGYTEEELDTILEPMARTGAEPIGSMGNDSPLASISSGSRPLFDYFIQLFAQVTNPPLDSIREELITALGTQLGAEPNLLAADASSCRRIVLPFPVLDNDQLAKLVHVNDDGDLPEFQAVTVLGRYNVHGGGEALLQRLDEIRTEVSEAIEDGARLIVLSDRGVDEDHAPIPSLLLTGAVHHHLVREKTRTQVGLIVEAGDAREVHHIALLIGYGVAAVNPYLAMATVEEMAHRGLIPGVTPKQATTNLIKALGKGVRKTMSKMGVSTVASYTGAQIFEAVGLGAEVVDTCFAGTTSRLGGVGFDTIAEEVAQRHVRAFPADGVRASHRELQTGADYQWRREGEPHLFNPQTVFKLQHSTRSGKYEIFKEYTKAVDDQAEKLSTLRGLFDFRRGDRQPVPIEEVEPVSEIVKRFATGAISYGSISMEMHQTLAIAMNQLGGKSNTGEGGEDAERLYDPQRRSAVKQVASGRFGVTSEYLVNADDIQIKMAQGAKPGEGGQLPGAKVYPWIAKTRFSTPGVGLISPPPHHDIYSIEDLAQLIHDLKNANPDARIHVKLVSEVGVGTVAAGVSKAHADVVLISGHDGGTGASPLSSIKHAGGPWELGLAETQQTLLANRLRDRIVVQTDGQLKTGRDVVIAALLGAEEFGFATAPLVVSGCIMMRVCHLDTCPVGVATQNPKLREKFSGKAEYVVNFFEFIAQEVREYLAELGFRSIAEAVGHAEVLDKRKAVEHWKAAGLDLSPIFHVPELAPRAARHQVVRQDHGLDKALDNTLIQLAEGALASGDKVRLELPVRNVNRTVGTMLGSELTKKWGGEGLPDDTIDITFTGTAGQSFGAFVPKGITLRLYGDGNDYVGKGLSGGRIVVRPVRESPVVAENHIIAGNVIGYGATSGEIFIRGQVGERFCVRNSGALAVVEGVGDHGGEYMTGGRMVVLGRIGRNFAAGMSGGVAYVLDLPVHRVNPEMVDLDPLDTEDTDFLREAVEKHYNETESAVARELLADWDAAVDRFGKVMPKDYKRVLAAQVQAERDGRDVNEAIMEAAHG from the coding sequence GTGACCCACAGTTCCAGTACCCCGGCCACAGGTGGCCTGTACGACCCCGCGAACGAGCACGACGCCTGCGGTGTCGCGTTCGTCGCGGACCTGACCGGTCGCCGCGATCATCAGATCGTCGCGAAAGCCTTGGTCGCGCTGCGCAATCTGGAGCATCGCGGGGCACGCGGAGCGGAACCGGAGACCGGGGACGGCGCCGGCCTGCTCATCCAGGTCCCGGACGCGTTCTACCGCGAGGTGGTCGACTTCCCGCTGCCGCCCGAGGGCCGCTACGCCGTGGGCACCGCCTTCCTGCCGCAGGACGAGAAACGCCGCGGCCGGGCCATGACCACCATCGAGCGGATCGCCGCCGAGGAGGACATGAGCGTGGTGGGCTGGCGCGAGCTGCCGGTGGACGCCGCGCACTGCGGGCCCACCGCCGCCGAGACCATGCCGCACTTCACGCAGCTGTTCCTGGCCGGGCGCCGCAACAACCGCAAGGGACTGGAGCTGGAACGCGCCGCGTTCTGCGTCCGCAAGCGCGCCGAGCACGAGCTGGCCGAGGACGACCTGTACTTCCCGAGCCTGTCCTCGCGCACCATCGTCTACAAAGGAATGCTCACCGAGCCGCAGGTGGAACGGTTTTTCCCGGACCTCACCGACGAACGCGTGACGAGCGCGATCGGACTGGTGCACTCCCGCTTCTCCACCAACACCTTCCCGTCGTGGCCGCTGGCGCACCCGTACCGGTACGTGGCGCACAACGGCGAGATCAACACGCTCAGGGGCAACCGCAACTGGATGGACGCCCGCGAGGCACTGCTGGAGACCGACCTCGTCCCCGGTGAACTCAAGCGCATCTACCCGGTGATCACCCGCGGTGCCAGCGATTCCGCGTCCTTCGACGAGGTGCTGGAGATGCTGCACCTCGGTGGCCGGTCGCTGCCGCACGCGGTGCTGATGATGATCCCGGAGGCCTGGGAGAACCACCAGGAGATGGACCCCGCGCGGCGGGCGTTCTACGAGTTCCACTCCACGCTGATGGAGCCGTGGGACGGGCCGGCGCTGGTCGCGTTCACCGACGGCGCGCAGATCGGCGCGGTGCTCGACCGCAACGGCCTGCGCCCGGGCCGCTACTGGGTCACCGACGACGGGCTCGTGGTGCTCGCCAGCGAGGTCGGCGTGCTCGAGCTGGACCAGTCCACGATCGTCCGCAAGGGACGGCTCGAGCCGGGCCGGATGTTCCTCGTGGACACCGTCGAGGGCCGGATCGTCGAGGACGAGGAGATCAAGGGCGAGCTGGCCACCGCGCACCCCTACGACGAGTGGGTGGAAGCCGGGCTGCTGCGCCTGGAGGACCTGCCCGAGCGCGATCGCGAGGTGCCGCTGCACGCCGCGCTCGTCCGCCGGCAGCAGTCCTTCGGCTACACCGAAGAGGAACTCGACACGATCCTCGAACCGATGGCGCGCACCGGCGCGGAGCCGATCGGCTCGATGGGCAACGACTCGCCGCTCGCTTCGATCTCGTCGGGCTCGCGGCCGTTGTTCGACTACTTCATCCAGCTTTTCGCCCAGGTGACCAATCCGCCGCTGGACTCGATCCGCGAGGAGCTGATCACGGCGCTGGGCACCCAGCTCGGCGCGGAGCCGAACCTGCTCGCCGCGGACGCCTCGTCGTGCCGCCGGATCGTGCTGCCGTTCCCGGTGCTGGACAACGACCAGCTGGCGAAGCTGGTACACGTCAACGACGACGGCGACCTGCCGGAGTTCCAGGCGGTGACCGTGCTCGGCCGCTACAACGTGCACGGCGGCGGCGAAGCCCTGCTGCAGCGGCTGGACGAGATCCGCACCGAGGTCTCCGAGGCGATCGAGGACGGCGCGCGGCTGATCGTGCTGTCCGACCGCGGCGTCGACGAGGACCACGCGCCGATCCCGTCGTTGCTGCTGACCGGCGCGGTGCACCACCACCTGGTCCGGGAGAAGACCCGCACCCAGGTCGGCCTCATCGTGGAAGCCGGGGACGCCCGCGAGGTGCACCACATCGCGCTGCTCATCGGCTACGGCGTGGCCGCGGTCAACCCGTATCTCGCCATGGCGACCGTCGAGGAGATGGCCCACCGCGGCCTGATTCCGGGGGTGACGCCGAAGCAGGCGACCACGAATCTGATCAAGGCGCTCGGCAAGGGCGTGCGCAAGACCATGTCGAAGATGGGTGTGTCCACTGTGGCCTCCTACACCGGGGCGCAGATCTTCGAGGCGGTCGGACTCGGCGCCGAGGTCGTCGACACCTGTTTCGCCGGCACGACTTCCCGCCTCGGCGGCGTCGGTTTCGACACCATCGCCGAGGAGGTCGCCCAGCGGCACGTGCGCGCCTTCCCGGCCGACGGCGTCCGCGCGAGCCACCGCGAACTGCAGACCGGCGCGGACTACCAGTGGCGCCGCGAAGGCGAGCCCCACCTGTTCAACCCGCAGACGGTGTTCAAGCTGCAGCATTCCACGCGCAGCGGGAAGTACGAGATCTTCAAGGAGTACACGAAGGCCGTCGACGACCAGGCCGAAAAGCTGTCGACGCTGCGCGGGCTGTTCGATTTCCGGCGAGGCGACCGGCAGCCGGTGCCGATCGAGGAGGTCGAGCCGGTTTCCGAGATCGTGAAGCGGTTCGCCACCGGCGCCATCTCCTACGGCTCGATCTCGATGGAGATGCACCAGACGCTCGCCATCGCGATGAACCAGCTGGGCGGCAAGTCGAACACCGGTGAGGGCGGCGAGGACGCCGAACGGCTCTACGACCCGCAGCGCCGTTCCGCGGTCAAGCAGGTCGCGAGTGGACGGTTCGGCGTGACCAGTGAGTACCTGGTCAACGCGGACGACATCCAGATCAAGATGGCCCAAGGCGCGAAGCCCGGTGAGGGCGGGCAGCTGCCCGGCGCGAAGGTGTACCCGTGGATCGCGAAGACGCGGTTCTCCACACCGGGCGTGGGCCTCATCTCGCCACCACCGCACCACGACATCTATTCCATCGAGGACCTCGCCCAGCTGATCCACGACCTCAAGAACGCCAACCCGGACGCCCGCATCCACGTGAAGCTGGTGTCCGAGGTCGGCGTCGGCACGGTCGCCGCCGGTGTGTCCAAGGCGCACGCCGACGTGGTGCTGATCTCCGGGCACGATGGTGGTACCGGTGCTTCGCCGCTGTCGTCGATCAAGCACGCCGGTGGCCCGTGGGAGCTGGGGCTGGCCGAAACGCAGCAGACGCTGCTGGCCAACCGGCTGCGCGACCGGATCGTGGTGCAGACCGACGGGCAGCTCAAGACCGGCAGGGACGTGGTGATCGCGGCGCTGCTGGGCGCCGAGGAGTTCGGGTTCGCCACCGCACCGCTGGTGGTCTCCGGCTGCATCATGATGCGGGTGTGCCATCTGGACACCTGCCCGGTGGGCGTGGCCACGCAGAACCCGAAGCTGCGCGAGAAGTTCAGCGGCAAGGCCGAGTACGTGGTCAACTTCTTCGAGTTCATCGCCCAGGAGGTCCGGGAATACCTGGCGGAGCTGGGTTTCCGGTCGATCGCCGAGGCGGTCGGGCACGCCGAGGTGCTGGACAAGCGCAAGGCGGTGGAGCACTGGAAGGCCGCGGGCCTCGACCTGTCGCCGATCTTCCACGTGCCGGAGCTGGCGCCGCGTGCCGCGCGGCACCAGGTTGTGCGGCAGGACCACGGGCTGGACAAGGCGCTGGACAACACCCTCATCCAGCTGGCCGAGGGAGCGCTGGCCTCGGGCGACAAGGTGCGCCTCGAACTGCCGGTCCGCAATGTCAACCGCACCGTGGGCACCATGCTCGGCTCTGAACTCACGAAGAAGTGGGGCGGCGAAGGGCTGCCCGACGACACCATCGACATCACCTTCACCGGCACCGCGGGCCAGTCGTTCGGCGCCTTCGTGCCGAAGGGCATCACGTTGCGGCTCTACGGCGACGGCAACGACTACGTCGGCAAGGGCCTCTCCGGCGGCCGGATCGTGGTGCGTCCGGTGAGGGAGTCCCCGGTCGTGGCGGAGAACCACATCATCGCGGGCAATGTGATCGGCTACGGCGCCACGAGCGGGGAGATCTTCATCCGCGGCCAGGTCGGTGAACGGTTCTGCGTGCGGAACTCCGGCGCGCTGGCCGTGGTGGAGGGCGTGGGCGACCACGGCGGCGAATACATGACCGGTGGCCGGATGGTGGTGCTCGGCAGGATCGGGCGCAACTTCGCGGCCGGGATGTCCGGTGGTGTGGCCTACGTGCTCGACCTGCCGGTGCACCGGGTGAACCCGGAGATGGTGGACCTCGACCCGCTCGACACCGAGGACACCGACTTCCTCCGCGAGGCCGTGGAGAAGCATTACAACGAAACGGAGTCCGCCGTCGCCCGCGAGCTGCTCGCGGACTGGGACGCGGCCGTCGACCGGTTCGGGAAGGTCATGCCGAAGGACTACAAGCGCGTGCTGGCCGCCCAGGTGCAGGCCGAACGCGACGGACGGGACGTGAACGAGGCGATCATGGAGGCCGCTCATGGCTGA
- a CDS encoding Lrp/AsnC family transcriptional regulator, protein MDELDSAIVAHLQEDARQTNREIARKVGVAPSTCLERTRLLRERGVLRGYHADVDLASLGRGVQAMVSAQVRPLSRAVIDAFQRSMTDLPEVLSVYVAAGSDDFLIHVAVRDNEHLHAFLTDRLALRKEVVGFRSSIIFRHLRKTTVEALP, encoded by the coding sequence CTGGACGAACTTGATTCGGCGATCGTGGCGCATCTGCAGGAGGACGCACGGCAGACGAACCGCGAAATCGCGCGGAAAGTCGGCGTCGCGCCGTCAACCTGTCTGGAACGCACGCGACTGTTGCGGGAACGAGGCGTGCTGCGCGGCTATCACGCGGACGTCGACCTGGCGAGCCTCGGCCGCGGTGTGCAGGCGATGGTGTCGGCGCAGGTGCGGCCGCTGAGCCGGGCGGTGATCGACGCCTTCCAGCGGTCGATGACCGACCTGCCCGAGGTGTTGTCGGTCTACGTCGCGGCCGGCAGCGACGACTTCCTGATCCACGTCGCCGTGCGGGACAACGAGCATCTGCACGCGTTCCTCACCGACCGGCTCGCCCTGCGCAAGGAGGTGGTCGGCTTCCGCAGCTCCATCATCTTCCGGCACCTGCGCAAGACGACGGTGGAAGCGCTGCCGTGA
- a CDS encoding YigZ family protein: MTDRYLSVAAAGLHEIEIRRSRFLCAVAPVEQEAAAREAIAARRRAEPAARHHCHAFVLGPDGRTQRSSDDGEPAGTAGVPMLEVLRRRELTDTVAVVSRHFGGVLLGAGGLIRAYGQAVSETVDVAGVVEYRRLRLFDIEVDYTRAGRLENDLRASAYAVRETRFEAEAHFEVGVLPGEEPRFTAWLAEATGGSAEAVELGEDWVRG; the protein is encoded by the coding sequence ATGACTGATCGTTACCTGTCGGTGGCGGCCGCCGGACTGCACGAGATCGAAATCCGCCGCTCCCGGTTCCTGTGCGCGGTGGCGCCGGTCGAGCAGGAAGCGGCCGCCCGCGAGGCGATCGCGGCCCGCCGCCGGGCCGAACCCGCGGCCCGGCACCACTGTCACGCCTTCGTCCTCGGCCCGGACGGCCGCACCCAGCGCTCCAGCGACGACGGCGAGCCCGCGGGCACGGCCGGCGTGCCGATGCTCGAAGTCCTGCGCCGCCGCGAACTGACCGACACGGTCGCGGTGGTGTCCCGCCACTTCGGCGGCGTGCTGCTCGGCGCGGGCGGCCTGATCCGCGCGTACGGGCAGGCGGTGTCGGAGACCGTGGACGTGGCCGGAGTGGTGGAGTACCGGCGGCTGCGGCTGTTCGACATCGAGGTGGACTACACCCGCGCCGGCCGCCTGGAGAACGATCTGCGTGCATCGGCGTACGCCGTGCGGGAAACCCGCTTCGAAGCCGAAGCCCACTTCGAGGTCGGCGTCCTCCCCGGCGAGGAGCCGCGCTTCACGGCATGGCTCGCGGAGGCGACCGGAGGCTCGGCAGAGGCAGTGGAGCTGGGGGAGGACTGGGTCCGCGGATAG